The following are encoded together in the Mesoplodon densirostris isolate mMesDen1 chromosome 2, mMesDen1 primary haplotype, whole genome shotgun sequence genome:
- the ALPL gene encoding alkaline phosphatase, tissue-nonspecific isozyme has translation MISPFLVLAIGTCLTNSLVPEKEKDPKYWRDQAQQTLKNALKLQTLNTNVAKNVIMFLGDGMGVSTVTAARILKGQLHHSPGEETRLEMDKFPYVALSKTYNTNAQVPDSAGTATAYLCGVKANEGTVGVSAATQRTECNTTQGNEVTSILRWAKEAGKSVGIVTTTRVNHATPSAAYAHSADRDWYSDNEMPPEALSQGCKDIAYQLMHNVRDIEVIMGGGRKYMFPKNRTDVEYEMDEKARGTRLDGLNLIDIWKSFKPKHKHSHYIWNRTELLALDPYTVDYLLGLFEPGDMQYELNRNNVTDPSLSEMVEMAIKILSKNPKGFFLLVEGGRIDHGHHEGKAKQALHEAVEMDRAIGQAGTMTSVEDTLTVVTADHSHVFTFGGYTPRGNSIFGLAPMVSDTDKKPFTSILYGNGPGYKVVGGERENVSMVDYAHNNYQAQSAVPLRHETHGGEDVAVFAKGPMAHLLHGVHEQNYIPHVMAYAACIGANRDHCASASLSGSPSPGPLLFLLALLPLAILF, from the exons agaaagagaaagaccccAAGTACTGGAGAGACCAAGCTCAGCAGACCCTGAAAAATGCCCTGAAGCTTCAGACTCTCAACACCAACGTGGCTAAGAATGTCATCATGTTCCTTGGAGACG GGATGGGCGTCTCCACGGTGACGGCGGCCCGCATCCTCAAGGGTCAGCTCCACCACAGCCCGGGGGAGGAGACCAGGCTGGAGATGGACAAGTTTCCCTACGTGGCCCTCTCCAAG ACATACAACACCAACGCTCAGGTCCCTGACAGCGCGGGCACCGCCACCGCCTATTTGTGCGGGGTGAAGGCCAATGAGGGCACCGTGGGAGTGAGCGCAGCGACCCAGCGCACTGAGTGCAACACCACTCAGGGCAACGAGGTCACCTCCATCCTGCGTTGGGCCAAGGAAGCAG GGAAATCCGTGGGCATCGTGACCACTACGCGAGTGAACCACGCCACCCCCAGCGCCGCCTACGCCCACTCTGCTGACCGGGACTGGTACTCGGACAACGAGATGCCCCCGGAGGCCCTGAGCCAGGGCTGCAAGGACATCGCCTACCAGCTCATGCACAACGTCAGGGACATCGAG GTGATCATGGGGGGCGGCCGGAAGTACATGTTCCCCAAGAATAGAACCGATGTGGAGTATGAGATGGACGAGAAGGCCAGGGGCACGAGGCTGGACGGCCTGAACCTCATCGACATCTGGAAGAGCTTCAAACCGAAACACAAG CACTCTCACTATATCTGGAACCGCACCGAACTCCTGGCCCTCGACCCCTACACCGTGGACTACCTCTTGG GTCTCTTTGAGCCAGGGGACATGCAGTATGAGCTCAACAGGAACAACGTGACTGACCCTTCACTCTCCGAGATGGTGGAGATGGCCATCAAGATCCTGAGCAAGAACCCCAAAGGCTTCTTCTTGCTGGTGGAAG GGGGAAGGATTGACCACGGGCACCACGAGGGCAAAGCCAAGCAGGCACTGCACGAGGCGGTGGAGATGGACCGGGCAATCGGGCAGGCAGGCACCATGACCTCCGTGGAAGACACGCTGACCGTTGTCACCGCTGACCACTCCCACGTCTTTACCTTTGGCGGGTACACCCCCcgtggcaactctatttttg GTCTGGCTCCCATGGTGAGTGACACAGACAAGAAGCCTTTCACTTCCATCCTGTACGGCAACGGGCCTGGCTACAAGGTGGTGGGTGGTGAGCGAGAGAATGTCTCCATGGTGGACTACG CTCACAACAACTACCAGGCACAGTCCGCCGTGCCCCTGCGCCACGAGACCCATGGCGGGGAGGACGTAGCCGTCTTCGCCAAGGGCCCCATGGCACACCTGCTGCACGGCGTCCACGAGCAGAACTACATCCCCCACGTGATGGCTTATGCAGCCTGCATCGGTGCCAACCGCGACCACTGTGCCTCTGCCAGCTTGTCAGGCAGCCCCTCCCCAGGTCCTCTGCTGTTCCTGCTGGCCCTGCTCCCCCTGGCCATCCTGTTCTGA